ACAATAATGTAGGAGGTGATGAGATGGACCGTTACGTATGTCAAATCTGTGGTTATGTTTATGACCCTGAAAAGGGTGACCCTGACAATGGTGTTGCTCCCGGGACCAAGTTTCAGGATTTGCCCGAAGACTGGGTCTGTCCCATATGTGGAGCGGGCAAGAGCGATTTTGAGAAAGAATAGTCTTGCCGCTGATCCATCGCGAATCGGGATTTGACGTCATTATGCCTTGCGCATGACACCGAGCGATGAATATCTCTCAAGCTTTGCAACCTGTACCTTTGCAAAAACTACTGATCCCTGTGGACGAGACAGCTGATGATGTGGCTCACAGAATCTGAAGAGGAGATGACGGAATGATTTTTAATTTTAACGCTGCTGAAATTTTTGATGTTGCCATAAAGATCGAAGAAAACGGTAAAAAGTTTTACGACACCGCCAAGGGGATGGTAGACGATCCCGAAGTAAAAGCACTTTTTGCAGATTTGGGTGAGCAGGAAATCGGGCACAAGGAAAGATTCCAGTCTTTGAAAAAACAGCTTCCCCCTGAAGCTTCCAGTCCCACTGTTTTCGATGCCGAGAATGAACTCAATGCCTATCTCAAAATGATGGCGGACCAACATGTATTCGTCTCGAGTGAGAGTGTGGACAAGCAGTTGGCCGGAGTCAAGGATGTGAAGTCCGCATTGAAACTGGCCATTGAATTCGAAAAAGACTCAGTGATTTTCTTCCTCACGGTGCAAGACGCTACCGAAGGTTCAAAGGGCAAAGCTTTTATCGGAGAGTTGGTGAAAGAGGAGCAGGAGCATTTGCGACGTCTAACTATGCAGTTGAGAAAACTCGGCTAGCGGGTAAAGAATTCTTTTGCTTTTCCGGCGGTAAAGGGGCGGGTTTCATCCCGCCCCATTTTTTGATCACCCTCTCCAGCCATCCAACGACAAGTTTTCGGAAAAAGCGATCGTTTTGAGGGAGCGAAGCTCCAAAGCCTGTTGAGTTCCTCCCTGGCCGGCCCGCCATACAGAACACCATTCAAAAAGAGGATAGAATCCATGGAGAAAAAAGTAAGGATCTACACAACTCCCACCTGTCACTATTGCCAGCAGGCTAAAGAATTCCTGAAGGAAAAAGGCGTTGAATTCGAATCCTTTGATGTGGCAGCAGACAAGGAAGCGTTCCAAGAGATGAAGAGGATTTCCGGCGGCGCACGCAGCGTTCCGGTAATCGCCATTGCTGACAAGGTGATTGTCGGGTTTGAGCGGGAAGACATAGAAAAGGCCTTGAAAAGCCTGGAATAGGCATCGATACTTTTGGGCAGAAGAGGGTATCATCTGTGAAACTTGTCATTTATACCATGGACGGTTGTCCTTTTTGTGAGCATACCAAGAGCTTCCTGCACGAGAAGGAGATTGAATTTCAGGAAACTGTCGTATCGCCGGGTTCGGATGAGTGGCGCCAGATGCGGGAGAAGACCGGAAGCGGTTCCCTGCCTCAAATTCTGATTGGGAGTGAACCCATTGGAGGATATTCCGAGCTGGTGGATCTGGAGTCGACCGGGGAGCTCTATGAAAGATTGGGGCAGACGTGGAAAAAATCCGATACACCCCTCTACGATGTGATCATTCTCGGCGCCGGCCCTGCCGGACTCAGCGCTGCCATTTACACGATTCGAAAGCTCATGAAGACCCTCATCATCAGCAAGGATGTGGGAGGGCAGGTTACCTGGACCAACGATGTGGACAACTACCTCGGGTTCAGCCAGGTCAACGCTGCCGAGCTCGTTGCCAAATTTGAAAGTCATGTAAAGACCTTCGGAGTGGAAAGCCTTATTGGAAAGAATGTGGGAAGCGTCGATCTCGCCGGTCGTATCAAGCGTGTCACCACCGAAGATGGTAAGATCTATTTCGGCAAGACGATTATCATCGCTACGGGAGGAAGTCATCGCCCTCTGAATATTCCGGGAGAGAGGGAACTCCTTGCAAAAGGGGTGTCGTATTGTTCCACCTGTGACGCTCCCCTCTATGACGGCGCCGATGTTGCGGTAGTGGGGGGTGGGA
This region of Desulforhabdus amnigena genomic DNA includes:
- the rd gene encoding rubredoxin, translating into MDRYVCQICGYVYDPEKGDPDNGVAPGTKFQDLPEDWVCPICGAGKSDFEKE
- a CDS encoding FAD-dependent oxidoreductase, encoding MKLVIYTMDGCPFCEHTKSFLHEKEIEFQETVVSPGSDEWRQMREKTGSGSLPQILIGSEPIGGYSELVDLESTGELYERLGQTWKKSDTPLYDVIILGAGPAGLSAAIYTIRKLMKTLIISKDVGGQVTWTNDVDNYLGFSQVNAAELVAKFESHVKTFGVESLIGKNVGSVDLAGRIKRVTTEDGKIYFGKTIIIATGGSHRPLNIPGERELLAKGVSYCSTCDAPLYDGADVAVVGGGNSALEAVLDLLNIANKIYLISLTPLTGDSFYQEKIGRSSKVEVFTECQPTRILGETVVRGIEYKSLQTGEIRQIDVEGVFVEIGLLPNSGIFIDTLATNKKGEILVDKVCRTGVAGVFACGDVTDVPYKQVVVAVGEGAKAALSAYDYLLNQK
- a CDS encoding ferritin-like domain-containing protein yields the protein MIFNFNAAEIFDVAIKIEENGKKFYDTAKGMVDDPEVKALFADLGEQEIGHKERFQSLKKQLPPEASSPTVFDAENELNAYLKMMADQHVFVSSESVDKQLAGVKDVKSALKLAIEFEKDSVIFFLTVQDATEGSKGKAFIGELVKEEQEHLRRLTMQLRKLG
- a CDS encoding glutaredoxin family protein; translation: MEKKVRIYTTPTCHYCQQAKEFLKEKGVEFESFDVAADKEAFQEMKRISGGARSVPVIAIADKVIVGFEREDIEKALKSLE